One genomic window of Piliocolobus tephrosceles isolate RC106 chromosome 19, ASM277652v3, whole genome shotgun sequence includes the following:
- the CFAP410 gene encoding cilia- and flagella-associated protein 410 isoform X4, with amino-acid sequence MKLTRKMVLTRAKASELHSVRKLNCWGSRLTDISICREMPSLEVITLSVNSISTLEPVSRCQRLSELYLRRNRIPSLAELFYLKGLPRLRVLWLAENPCCGASPHRYRMTVLRTLPRLQKLDNQAVTEEELSRALSEGEQITAAPKREGTGHGGPKPCFTLSTLSSAAETGQDALDSEEEAIAQGELGLKPPSRDQFPSFSPRDASSSHRSRSVECGPGPCWAEGNMSHMEEVPHTCTQAGLLLCSDSRTS; translated from the exons ATGAAGCTGACGCGGAAGATGGTCCTGACTCGGGCCAAGGCCTCGGAGCTGCACAGCGTGCGCAAGCTCAACTGCTG GGGCAGCCGCCTCACAGAT ATTTCCATTTGCCGGGAGATGCCCAGCCTGGAGGTGATCACGCTCAG TGTCAACAGCATCTCCACCCTGGAGCCTGTGAGCCGGTGCCAGCGCCTGAGCGAACTGTACCTGCGGAGGAACCGTATCCCCAGCCTGGCTGAGCTCTTCTACCTGAAGGGGCTGCCGCGTCTGAGGGTGCTGTGGCTGGCCGAGAACCCGTGCTGCGGCGCCAGTCCCCACCGCTACCGCATGACCGTGCTGCGTACCCTGCCGCGCCTACAGAAGCTGGACAACCAGG CTGTGACGGAGGAGGAGCTGTCCCGTGCACTGAGTGAGGGAGAGCAGATCACCGCCGCCCCGAAGAGAGAAGGCACAGGCCACGGCGGCCCCAAGCCATGCTTCACACTGAGCACCCTCAGCTCCGCCGCTGAGACCGGCCAGGACGCGCTGGACAGCGAGGAGGAGGCGAt CGCCCAGGGTGAACTTGGCCTGAAGCCCCCTTCCCGGGACcagtttccttccttctcacCCAGAGATGCTTCGAGCAGCCACAGGAGCAGG TCTGTGGAATGTGGGCCCGGGCCCTGCTGGGCTGAGGGCAACATGAGTCACATGGAAGAAGTGCCACACACGTGTACACAGGCGGGGCTCCTCCTCTGCTCAGATTCTCG AACGTCCTGA
- the CFAP410 gene encoding cilia- and flagella-associated protein 410 isoform X3, with amino-acid sequence MKLTRKMVLTRAKASELHSVRKLNCWGSRLTDISICREMPSLEVITLSVNSISTLEPVSRCQRLSELYLRRNRIPSLAELFYLKGLPRLRVLWLAENPCCGASPHRYRMTVLRTLPRLQKLDNQAVTEEELSRALSEGEQITAAPKREGTGHGGPKPCFTLSTLSSAAETGQDALDSEEEAISAQGELGLKPPSRDQFPSFSPRDASSSHRSRSVECGPGPCWAEGNMSHMEEVPHTCTQAGLLLCSDSRTS; translated from the exons ATGAAGCTGACGCGGAAGATGGTCCTGACTCGGGCCAAGGCCTCGGAGCTGCACAGCGTGCGCAAGCTCAACTGCTG GGGCAGCCGCCTCACAGAT ATTTCCATTTGCCGGGAGATGCCCAGCCTGGAGGTGATCACGCTCAG TGTCAACAGCATCTCCACCCTGGAGCCTGTGAGCCGGTGCCAGCGCCTGAGCGAACTGTACCTGCGGAGGAACCGTATCCCCAGCCTGGCTGAGCTCTTCTACCTGAAGGGGCTGCCGCGTCTGAGGGTGCTGTGGCTGGCCGAGAACCCGTGCTGCGGCGCCAGTCCCCACCGCTACCGCATGACCGTGCTGCGTACCCTGCCGCGCCTACAGAAGCTGGACAACCAGG CTGTGACGGAGGAGGAGCTGTCCCGTGCACTGAGTGAGGGAGAGCAGATCACCGCCGCCCCGAAGAGAGAAGGCACAGGCCACGGCGGCCCCAAGCCATGCTTCACACTGAGCACCCTCAGCTCCGCCGCTGAGACCGGCCAGGACGCGCTGGACAGCGAGGAGGAGGCGAt CAGCGCCCAGGGTGAACTTGGCCTGAAGCCCCCTTCCCGGGACcagtttccttccttctcacCCAGAGATGCTTCGAGCAGCCACAGGAGCAGG TCTGTGGAATGTGGGCCCGGGCCCTGCTGGGCTGAGGGCAACATGAGTCACATGGAAGAAGTGCCACACACGTGTACACAGGCGGGGCTCCTCCTCTGCTCAGATTCTCG AACGTCCTGA
- the CFAP410 gene encoding cilia- and flagella-associated protein 410 isoform X1 — protein MKLTRKMVLTRAKASELHSVRKLNCWGSRLTDISICREMPSLEVITLSVNSISTLEPVSRCQRLSELYLRRNRIPSLAELFYLKGLPRLRVLWLAENPCCGASPHRYRMTVLRTLPRLQKLDNQAVTEEELSRALSEGEQITAAPKREGTGHGGPKPCFTLSTLSSAAETGQDALDSEEEAISAQGELGLKPPSRDQFPSFSPRDASSSHRSRNVLTAILLLLRELDAEGLEAVQLTVGSRLQALRREEVQEHAE, from the exons ATGAAGCTGACGCGGAAGATGGTCCTGACTCGGGCCAAGGCCTCGGAGCTGCACAGCGTGCGCAAGCTCAACTGCTG GGGCAGCCGCCTCACAGAT ATTTCCATTTGCCGGGAGATGCCCAGCCTGGAGGTGATCACGCTCAG TGTCAACAGCATCTCCACCCTGGAGCCTGTGAGCCGGTGCCAGCGCCTGAGCGAACTGTACCTGCGGAGGAACCGTATCCCCAGCCTGGCTGAGCTCTTCTACCTGAAGGGGCTGCCGCGTCTGAGGGTGCTGTGGCTGGCCGAGAACCCGTGCTGCGGCGCCAGTCCCCACCGCTACCGCATGACCGTGCTGCGTACCCTGCCGCGCCTACAGAAGCTGGACAACCAGG CTGTGACGGAGGAGGAGCTGTCCCGTGCACTGAGTGAGGGAGAGCAGATCACCGCCGCCCCGAAGAGAGAAGGCACAGGCCACGGCGGCCCCAAGCCATGCTTCACACTGAGCACCCTCAGCTCCGCCGCTGAGACCGGCCAGGACGCGCTGGACAGCGAGGAGGAGGCGAt CAGCGCCCAGGGTGAACTTGGCCTGAAGCCCCCTTCCCGGGACcagtttccttccttctcacCCAGAGATGCTTCGAGCAGCCACAGGAGCAGG AACGTCCTGACTGCCATCCTACTGCTGCTGCGGGAGCTGGACGCAGAGGGGCTGGAGGCCGTGCAGCTGACTGTGGGCAGCCGGCTACAAGCCCTGCGTCGGGAGGAGGTGCAGGAGCACGCCGAGTGA
- the CFAP410 gene encoding cilia- and flagella-associated protein 410 isoform X2, with the protein MKLTRKMVLTRAKASELHSVRKLNCWGSRLTDISICREMPSLEVITLSVNSISTLEPVSRCQRLSELYLRRNRIPSLAELFYLKGLPRLRVLWLAENPCCGASPHRYRMTVLRTLPRLQKLDNQAVTEEELSRALSEGEQITAAPKREGTGHGGPKPCFTLSTLSSAAETGQDALDSEEEAIAQGELGLKPPSRDQFPSFSPRDASSSHRSRNVLTAILLLLRELDAEGLEAVQLTVGSRLQALRREEVQEHAE; encoded by the exons ATGAAGCTGACGCGGAAGATGGTCCTGACTCGGGCCAAGGCCTCGGAGCTGCACAGCGTGCGCAAGCTCAACTGCTG GGGCAGCCGCCTCACAGAT ATTTCCATTTGCCGGGAGATGCCCAGCCTGGAGGTGATCACGCTCAG TGTCAACAGCATCTCCACCCTGGAGCCTGTGAGCCGGTGCCAGCGCCTGAGCGAACTGTACCTGCGGAGGAACCGTATCCCCAGCCTGGCTGAGCTCTTCTACCTGAAGGGGCTGCCGCGTCTGAGGGTGCTGTGGCTGGCCGAGAACCCGTGCTGCGGCGCCAGTCCCCACCGCTACCGCATGACCGTGCTGCGTACCCTGCCGCGCCTACAGAAGCTGGACAACCAGG CTGTGACGGAGGAGGAGCTGTCCCGTGCACTGAGTGAGGGAGAGCAGATCACCGCCGCCCCGAAGAGAGAAGGCACAGGCCACGGCGGCCCCAAGCCATGCTTCACACTGAGCACCCTCAGCTCCGCCGCTGAGACCGGCCAGGACGCGCTGGACAGCGAGGAGGAGGCGAt CGCCCAGGGTGAACTTGGCCTGAAGCCCCCTTCCCGGGACcagtttccttccttctcacCCAGAGATGCTTCGAGCAGCCACAGGAGCAGG AACGTCCTGACTGCCATCCTACTGCTGCTGCGGGAGCTGGACGCAGAGGGGCTGGAGGCCGTGCAGCTGACTGTGGGCAGCCGGCTACAAGCCCTGCGTCGGGAGGAGGTGCAGGAGCACGCCGAGTGA
- the CFAP410 gene encoding cilia- and flagella-associated protein 410 isoform X5, whose translation MEMRPLPSVAASTWGFGSVNSISTLEPVSRCQRLSELYLRRNRIPSLAELFYLKGLPRLRVLWLAENPCCGASPHRYRMTVLRTLPRLQKLDNQAVTEEELSRALSEGEQITAAPKREGTGHGGPKPCFTLSTLSSAAETGQDALDSEEEAISAQGELGLKPPSRDQFPSFSPRDASSSHRSRNVLTAILLLLRELDAEGLEAVQLTVGSRLQALRREEVQEHAE comes from the exons ATGGAAATGAGGCCCCTCCCCAGTGTTGCCGCTTCCACGTGGGGGTTTGGAAG TGTCAACAGCATCTCCACCCTGGAGCCTGTGAGCCGGTGCCAGCGCCTGAGCGAACTGTACCTGCGGAGGAACCGTATCCCCAGCCTGGCTGAGCTCTTCTACCTGAAGGGGCTGCCGCGTCTGAGGGTGCTGTGGCTGGCCGAGAACCCGTGCTGCGGCGCCAGTCCCCACCGCTACCGCATGACCGTGCTGCGTACCCTGCCGCGCCTACAGAAGCTGGACAACCAGG CTGTGACGGAGGAGGAGCTGTCCCGTGCACTGAGTGAGGGAGAGCAGATCACCGCCGCCCCGAAGAGAGAAGGCACAGGCCACGGCGGCCCCAAGCCATGCTTCACACTGAGCACCCTCAGCTCCGCCGCTGAGACCGGCCAGGACGCGCTGGACAGCGAGGAGGAGGCGAt CAGCGCCCAGGGTGAACTTGGCCTGAAGCCCCCTTCCCGGGACcagtttccttccttctcacCCAGAGATGCTTCGAGCAGCCACAGGAGCAGG AACGTCCTGACTGCCATCCTACTGCTGCTGCGGGAGCTGGACGCAGAGGGGCTGGAGGCCGTGCAGCTGACTGTGGGCAGCCGGCTACAAGCCCTGCGTCGGGAGGAGGTGCAGGAGCACGCCGAGTGA
- the PFKL gene encoding ATP-dependent 6-phosphofructokinase, liver type: MAAVDLEKLRASGAGKAIGVLTSGGDAQGMNAAVRAVTRMGIYVGAKVFLIYEGYEGLVEGGENIKQANWLSVSNIIQLGGTIIGSARCKAFTTREGRRAAAYNLVQRGITNLCVIGGDGSLTGANIFRSEWGSLLEELVAEGKISETTAQTYSHLNIAGLVGSIDNDFCGTDMTIGTDSALHRIMEVIDAITTTAQSHQRTFVLEVMGRHCGYLALVSALASGADWLFIPEAPPEDGWENFMCERLGETRSSGSRLNIIIIAEGAIDRNGKPISSSYVKDLVVQRLGFDTRVTVLGHVQRGGTPSAFDRVLSSKMGMEAVMALLEATPDTPACVVSLSGNQSVRLPLMECVQMTKEVQKAMDDKRFDEAIQLRGGSFENNWNIYKLLAHQKPPKEKSNFSLAILNVGAPAAGMNAAVRSAVRTGISQGHTVYVVHDGFEGLAKGQVQEVGWHNVAGWLGRGGSMLGTKRTLPKGQLESIVENIRIYGIHALLVVGGFEAYEGVLQLVEARGRYEELCIVMCVIPATISNNVPGTDFSLGSDTAVNAAMESCDRIKQSASGTKRRVFIVETMGGYCGYLATVTGIAVGADAAYVFEDPFNIHDLKVNVEHMTEKMKTDIQRGLVLRNEKCHDYYTTEFLYNLYSSEGKGVFDCRTNVLGHLQQGGAPTPFDRNYGTKLGVKAMLWLSEKLREVYRKGRVFANAPDSACVIGLKKKAVAFSPVTELKKDTDFEHRMPREQWWLSLRLMLKMLAQYRISMAAYVSGELEHVTRRTLSMDKGF; the protein is encoded by the exons GGTTACGAGGGCCTCGTGGAGGGAGGTGAGAACATCAAGCAGGCCAACTGGCTGAGCGTCTCCAACATCATCCAGCTG GGCGGCACTATCATTGGCAGTGCCCGCTGCAAGGCCTTTACCACGCGGGAGGGCCGCCGGGCAGCGGCATACAACCTGGTCCAGCGCGGCATCACTAACCTGTGCGTCATCGGCGGGGACGGCAGCCTCACGGGTGCCAACATCTTCCGCAGCGAGTGGGGCAGCCTGCTGGAGGAGCTGGTGGCGGAAG GTAAGATCTCAGAGACCACGGCCCAGACCTACTCGCACCTGAACATCGCAGGCCTGGTGGGCTCCATCGATAACGACTTCTGCGGCACCGACATGACCATCGGCACGGACTCCGCCCTCCACCGCATCATGGAGGTCATCGATGCCATCACCACCACTGCCCAGAG CCACCAGAGGACCTTTGTGCTGGAGGTGATGGGCCGGCACTGCGG GTACCTGGCACTGGTGTCTGCACTGGCCTCGGGGGCCGACTGGCTGTTCATCCCGGAGGCTCCGCCCGAGGACGGCTGGGAGAACTTCATGTGCgagaggctgggtgag ACTCGGAGCAGCGGGTCCCGACTCAACATCATCATTATCGCTGAGGGTGCCATCGACCGCAACGGGAAGCCCATCTCGTCCAGCTACGTGAAGGAC CTGGTGGTTCAGAGGCTGGGCTTCGACACCCGTGTGACTGTGCTGGGCCACGTGCAGCGGGGAGGGACGCCCTCGGCCTTCGACCGAGTCCTG AGCAGCAAGATGGGCATGGAGGCGGTGATGGCACTGCTGGAGGCCACCCCGGACACGCCGGCCTGCGTGGTCAGCCTCTCGGGGAACCAGTCCGTGCGGCTGCCCCTCATGGAGTGCGTGCAGATG ACCAAGGAAGTGCAGAAAGCCATGGATGATAAGAGGTTTGACGAGGCCATCCAGCTCCGTGGCGG GAGCTTCGAGAACAACTGGAACATTTACAAGCTCCTCGCCCACCAGAAGCCCCCCAAGGAGAAG TCTAACTTCTCCCTGGCCATCCTGAATGTGGGGGCCCCAGCGGCTGGCATGAATGCGGCCGTGCGCTCGGCGGTGCGGACCGGCATCTCCCAGGGCCACACGGTGTACGTCGTGCACGATGGCTTTGAAGGCCTAGCCAAGGGTCAG GTGCAAGAAGTAGGCTGGCACAACGTGGCCGGCTGgttggggcgtggtggctccatGCTGGGGACCAAGAG GACCCTGCCCAAGGGCCAGCTGGAGTCCATCGTGGAGAACATCCGCATCTATGGTATCCATGCCCTGCTGGTGGTCGGCGGGTTTGAG GCCTATGAAGGGGTGCTGCAGCTGGTGGAGGCTCGCGGGCGCTACGAGGAGCTCTGCATCGTCATGTGTGTCATCCCAGCCACCATCAGCAACAACGTCCCTGGCACCGACTTCAGCCTGGGCTCTGACACTGCCGTAAATGCTGCCATGGAG AGCTGTGACCGCATCAAACAGTCCGCCTCGGGGACCAAGCGCCGCGTGTTCATCGTGGAGACCATGGGGGGTTACTGTGGCTACCTGGCCACCGTGACTGGCATCGCTGTGGGGGCCGACGCCGCCTACGTCTTCGAGGACCCTTTCAACATCCATGACTTAAAg GTTAACGTGGAGCACATGACGGAGAAGATGAAGACAGACATTCAGAGGGGCCTGGTGCTGCG GAACGAGAAGTGCCATGACTACTATACCACGGAGTTCCTGTACAACCTGTACTCATCAGAGGGCAAGGGCGTCTTCGACTGCAGGACCAACGTCCTGGGCCACCTGCAgcag GGTGGCGCTCCAACCCCCTTTGACCGGAACTACGGGACCAAGCTGGGGGTGAAGGCCATGCTTTGGTTGTCGGAGAAGCTGCGTGAGGTTTACCGCAAGG GACGGGTGTTCGCCAATGCCCCAGACTCGGCCTGCGTGATCGGCTTGAAGAAGAAGGCAGTGGCCTTCAGCCCCGTCACTGAGCTCAAGAAAGACACTGATTTCGA GCACCGCATGCCGCGGGAGCAGTGGTGGCTGAGCCTGCGGCTCATGCTGAAGATGCTGGCACAATACCGCATCAGCATGGCCGCCTACGTGTCGGGGGAGCTGGAGCACGTGACCCGTCGCACCCTGAGCATGGACAAGGGCTTCTGA